The Anopheles coluzzii chromosome 2, AcolN3, whole genome shotgun sequence genome window below encodes:
- the LOC120949030 gene encoding solute carrier family 25 member 44: MADPATNGKFLRTIEWDMMDKRKFFPLSMLSSFSVRCALYPLTVIKTQLQVQFRNDIYKGMIDAGVKIYRAEGVPGLYRGFWISSVQIVSGVFYISTYEGVRHVLGQYGANQRVKSLAAGGCASLVGQTIIVPFDVISQHAMVLGMGAHGGKNGAVNPLGINFDKGSSRLRITHDIAREILRRDGVRGFYRGYTASLMAYVPNSAMWWAFYHLYQDELLKIVPPWVSHLFVQCVAGSFGGFTTTIITNPLDIVRARLQVQRLDSMSVAFRELWHEEHFHMFFKGLTARLVQSAAFSFSIILGYETIKRVSVNEQYRHMIKW, translated from the coding sequence ATGGCAGACCCTGCAACGAACGGCAAATTTCTGCGCACCATCGAGTGGGACATGATGGACAAGCGCAAATTTTTCCCACTCTCGATGCTGAGCTCGTTTTCGGTCCGCTGTGCCCTGTATCCGCTGACCGTGATCAAAACGCAGCTCCAGGTACAGTTCCGGAACGACATCTACAAGGGCATGATCGATGCCGGCGTTAAAATCTACCGCGCCGAGGGCGTGCCCGGCCTGTACCGGGGATTCTGGATCTCCTCGGTGCAAATCGTGAGCGGAGTGTTTTACATCAGCACGTACGAAGGGGTCCGGCACGTGCTCGGTCAGTACGGGGCAAACCAGCGGGTAAAATCGCTCGCTGCGGGCGGGTGCGCTTCACTCGTCGGCCAAACCATCATCGTACCGTTCGATGTGATTTCGCAGCACGCGATGGTGCTCGGGATGGGTGCGCACGGTGGCAAAAATGGGGCAGTGAACCCGCTCGGTATCAACTTCGACAAAGGCAGCAGCCGATTACGCATTACGCACGACATTGCGCGCGAAATTTTGCGCCGTGACGGTGTGCGCGGTTTCTACCGGGGGTACACCGCCAGCTTGATGGCGTACGTGCCGAATTCGGCCATGTGGTGGGCGTTCTATCATCTGTACCAGGACGAGCTGTTAAAGATCGTACCGCCGTGGGTGTCCCACCTGTTCGTGCAGTGTGTGGCCGGTAGCTTTGGTGGGTTCACCACCACGATCATAACGAATCCGCTCGATATTGTACGGGCCCGGTTGCAGGTGCAGCGGCTCGATTCGATGAGTGTCGCGTTCCGGGAGCTGTGGCACGAGGAACACTTTCACATGTTCTTTAAGGGGCTGACGGCGCGGTTAGTGCAATCGGCCGCCTTCTCCTTCAGCATCATTCTCGGGTACGAAACGATCAAACGCGTGTCGGTGAACGAGCAGTACCGTCACATGATCAAATGGTAA